The DNA sequence TGACCAAGCTCATCCTCTCCAAGCCCGGTGTCAAGAAGATCGCGGTCATGATGAACGTGGTCTCCAACACGCGCGTGGACATCGTCGCACGCGGGGTGATCAAGGGCTGCGTCGAGGCGGGCCGCAACCCCGCCGACACCATCGCCGTCTTCCGCATCCCGGGAGCCTGGGAGGACGACGGCTTCAAGATCCTGAAGAAGTACGGCGTCGAGTACTGCGACCGCACCGTGTCCCTGTACGAGGCGGCGGGCCGCGCCGTCGCCAAGATGAGGAGCTGATGTCCATCCTCATCCACGGGGACACGACGGTCATCATCCAGGGCATCACCGGGCGCGAGGCCGTGAACCTGACCCGCGAGGGCCTCGACTACGGGACGAAGATCGTCGGCGGCGTGACCCCCGGCCGCGCCGGGCGGGACGTGTACGGCGTCCCGGTCCACGACTGCGTGCGCGACATCACGGCCCGGCAGCGCGTCGACGGCTCGATCGTGACCGTGCCGCCGCGCTTCACTCGCGACGCGGTCTTCGAGGCCATCGAGGCGGGCGTGAAGCTCATCGTCGTCGTCACCGAGCGCATCCCGCGCGGCGAGGTGGCCCAGATGGTCGAGCTGGCGCGGCTCCGCGGCGCGCGCATCATCGGCCCCAACTGCCTCGGCGTCCTCTCGCCCGACGAGGCCAAGATGGGCGGCCTCGGCGGCCCGGCGGTCAACGTCCGCCGCGCCTTCAGGAAGGGGCCGATCGGCGTCATGTCGCGTTCGGGCGGCATGACGACCGAGATCTGCAACACGCTCTCGGCGGCGGGCCTCGGGCAGTCGACCGCCGTCTCGATCGGCGGCGATGCGATCATCGGTTCGACCTACGCCGAGCTGATGCCGCTCTTCGAGGCGGACGCGGAGACGAAGGCGATCGTCATCTATTCCGAGCCCGGCGGCCGCATGGAGGCCGAGCTGGCCGACTGGGTGCGGGAGAACCGCTCGCGCCTCCCCGTCGTCGCCTTCATGGCCGGCCGCTTCATGGACGAGATGCCGGGCATGCGTTTCGGTCACGCGGGCACGATCGTCGAGGGCAGGGCGGACACCACCGCCGACAAGATCGCACGCATGAAGGCGGCGGGCATCTCGGTCGCCGAGCGCATCGAGGACATCCCGGCGCTCGTGAAGGACCGCCTGCGGGGGCACTGACGATGCCGGGCATGTTCATCGACGTCCAGGTCGACCCGCAGGTCGCGGCCGATCCGGCGCTCGCGAAGAAGCTCGTGGATGTCTGCCCGGTCAACATCTTCGCGCAGGAGAAGGACGGCAAGCTCCGCATCGTCGAGGAGAACCTGGACGAGTGCGTGCTGTGCGAGCTCTGCATCCAGGCCGCGCCCGCGGGCAAGGTACAGGTGGTGAAGCTCTATGAGCGGTAGAGGCCGGGCGGCGGACGCCGCTCGGAAAGGGGGCCCCATGAAGAGCTGGTCGTCTCGTCTGCTTCTGATCGCGGCGGTGGGTGGTGTCGCCGGCTGTGCGACGTGGAGGCAGTGGACGCACACGGGCGAGGCCGGCGCCGCGCCGGCCTCGCCGCCGGCCGGGACCGCCCCGGCGCACGTCATGCTCGCGCCCGGGGCGCTCAAGTGGCAGCCCTTCCCCCTGGGGGGACCGGGCGCCAGGCTGGCGGTGCTGTCCGGGGATCCCGAGAAGTCCGGTCCCTTCGTCATCCGCATCCGGCAGCCGCCCGGGGGCAAGATCGCGCCGCACTGGCACCCCGCGGACGAGCACGTGACCGTCGTCAAGGGAACGTTGTTCATCGGGATGGGCGAGAAGCTCCACAAGCGGGGGGCGCGCGAGTTTGCCCCCGGCTCCTACCTCCTGCTCCCGGCGAAGATGCCGCACTTCGCGTGGGTGGCGAGGAAGGGCGAGGGGATCGTCCAGGTGCACGGCATGGGGCCGTTCCAGGTCGTCTTCGTGAACCCGGCCGACGACCCGCGCAACAAGACGGGGAAGCGCTGAGGGCCTCGGCGCGTTCAGGAAGCGCTCGCGGGTCGCGGGTCGCGCGAGCGGCGCGGCCCGCGGGCCGGTAGGAAGCCGCGGACCGTGTCGATGGTGTCGGCGTCGGCGGGGCCCTTGTCGGTCCGGTAGCGCTTGACGCGGGCGAAGCGCAGCGCCACGCCGCCGGGGTAGTGCGGGCTCCGCTGTACGCCGTCGAAGGCGACCTCGACGACGAGCGCGGGCTCGGCGCGGACCGTCCACTCCTCGCGCGAGCGCGCGAGGCCGAGGAGCCGCTCCGTCTGCCAGGCGAGCATCTCGTCGCTGAGCCCCTTGAAGGTCTTGCCGATCATGACGAAGCCGCCGCTCGCCGGGTCGCGGGCGCCCAGGTGCAGGTTGCTGAGCCAGCCGCGTCGCCGCCCGTGCCCCCACTCCGCAGCCAGCACGACCAGGTCGAGCGTCGCCGCCGGCTTCCACTTGAGCCACTCGGTGCCGCGGCGGCCGGCCCGATAGGGAGCGTCCGGCGACTTGAGCAGCAGCCCTTCGTGACCCTCCTCGAGGGTCTGCTCGAGGAACCGGTCGAGGGCGCTCGGGTCCGCCGTGCGGAGCGCGGCGACGCGCAGGTCGGGCGGCACGAGCTCGCCGAGGATGTGCCAGCGCTCGCGCTGCGGCCGGGCGACGCAGGGACGCCCACCGAGCAGCAGGCAGTCGAAGAAGCGGGCGCTCAGCGGGATCTCGCGGCGCGCCTCGTCGACGTCGAGCTTGCGCCCGAACCGCCGCATGGTGTCCTGGAAGGGCTCCGGTCGGCCGTCGGCGCCGAGCGCGATCGCCTCGCCGTCGAGGATGACCTCGTGCACGGCGATGCGGCCGACGCTCTCGACCACCTCCGGCAGCGCGCCGGTGAGCGGCTTGCGCCGGCGGCTGTAGACCTCGATGCGCTCGCCCGACTTGTGCACCTGGATGCGCACGCCGTCGAGCTTCGCCTCGACCGCCACCTCGCCGAAGCGCTCGAGCGCCTCCGCCGGCGAGGAGGCGGTGCCCGCGAGCATGGGGAGGACCGGCCGGAAGAGCTGGATCGCGCGTCCCGCGAGGCCCGCGCCGCCGTCGCGGAGCGCCTGCTCGCCCACGACGGCGAGGTCCCCCTCGACCATGAGGGCGTCGCGCACCGCCGCGGCCTCCACGCCCGCGGCCATGGCCACGGCCTCGGTGAGCACGCCCTCGAGCGCGCCCTGGCGCAGCTCGCCGACCAGCCAGCGCGCCAGGAAGGAGCGCTCCGCCGCCGTGGCGCGGCCGAACAGCTCGCCGAGTCGGCGCGCACGCTCGGCCGCCGACCCTTCGCCGGCAAGGTCGGGAAGGCCAGCGAGGGCACCGACGACGTCCTCGAGGCCGAGCGTCGCCTCCGCGGCCGGTGCGGCGGCGCTCCACGCTCGCTCGACCGCCGCCGGCCCGATACCCAAGCGCTCGCGTCCCGAACGCCCGGAGAGGAACCACAGCGCGGACGCCACCGCGCCGGGCGGCACGCTGCGGAGGAAATCGGCGAGCATCCGCACCTTCTCGGTGCGGGAGCGGGTGGCGGCGACGGCGGCGGAAACCGCGACGAGCTCTCCGAACCCGGTCATCCCGGCAGATTGCAACCGATGCGGCGCACCGGCAAGGCGGGCTGAGCTCGGCGCCTACACGCACCTGCAGCGGCCGCCTCGCGCGACGCAGACACGCCCCGGATGGCGACACACGCCGTTACAGGCACTGCTGCGAGCCCGACCGCAGGCAGGCGCCTCGCAGTTGCATCCACCGAGCGGATTCGGGACGCACCTGAACTCTGCGAGCGGGCAGGTGCCCTGGCATGCGGGGGCTGCGCTCTCGGAACAGGTGCCAGCGTCCGGCGGTAGCAGCGACGACGAGCACGCCTGAAGCCCCTCCCGCGCGCACCGGCGGACCACCGCTTCCCTGCAGGCGCGGAGACTCCGCCCGCTCGCGGTCATGCAGGACCGGACGGCGCTCCCGCACGCGCGCCGACACTCCTGGCGAGATCCGCCCTCCGCCGGAAGGGCGAAGACAGCCAGCAGCAGCGCCGCTGTCAACCTGGCCGTCGCGCGCATCCTTCACGCCCGCCTGCGGAGAATTGCCGAACGCTGCGGCCAGCATAGACGAAACGCGCGTACGGACAAGGGGGTGGCGCGGTCGAGGACGCGGAGGTGGCGACCCGGTTGACCCCTCCCGGCCGCGCACGTTAGACCCCGCCTGCAAGGGAAGACGCATGCGCAGCCCCCGCGATTTCTGGAAGCCCCTCGCGATCGGCGCCCCGCAGCCGCTCTCCGAGATCCCCGTCAAGCCCTCGCGCTGCATCCACTTCTTCGATCCCTCGAATGCGAAGATGGCCGCCAAGCTCCCCGAGCTGGCGAAGCAGACGGACATCCTCCTCGGCAACCTCGAGGACGCGATCCCGGCCGACAAGAAGGTCGACGCGCGCGAGGGCCTGGTGAACGTCGGGCGCCAGGTGGACCTGGGCGACACGCCCCTCTGGACGCGCGTCAACAGCCTCGACAGCCCGTGGTTCCTGGACGACGTCACCCGCCTCGTCGCCGAGATCGGCGACCGCCTCGAGGTCGTCATGATCCCCAAGGTCGAGGGGCCGTGGGACATCCACTACGTCGACCGCCTCCTCGCCCAGCTCGAGGCCCGCCACCGGCTCCGGCGCCCGTTCCTCGTGCACGCCATCCTCGAGACCGCCCTCGGTGTGACCAACGTGGAGGAGATCTGCGCCGCCAGCCCGCGCATGCAGGGGATCAGCTTCGGCCCGGCGGACCTGGCCGCCTCGCGCCGCATGAAGACGACGCGCGTGGGCGGCGGCCATCCCGCCTACCTGGTGCGCACCGACCCGGATCCCAGGCACCCGGACGCGCCGCGGCCGACGGCGCAGCAGGACCCCTGGCACTACTCGATCGCGCGCATGGTCGACGCGTGCGCGGCCACCGGCGCGCTTCCCTTCTACGGCCCCTTCGGCGACATCTCCGACCCGCTCGGCTGCGAGGACCAGTTCCGCGCCGCCTTCCTGCTCGGCTGCGTCGGCGCCTGGTCGCTCCACCCGAGCCAGATCGCGATCGCGAAGAAGGTCTTCAGCCCGCCGGCCGAGGAGGTGGCCTTCGCCAAGCGCGTGCTCGAGGCCATGCCCGACGGGCGCGGCGTCCTCATGCTCGACGGCCGGATGCAGGACGACGCCACCTGGAAGCAGTGCAAGGTGATGGTGGCGCTCGCCAAGCTGCTCGCCGCCAAGGACGAGAGCCTGGCCCGCCTCTACGGCTTCGCCTGATGAGCGCGGGCGCGCTCTTCGCACAGCACGAGGTCCACGTCGGCCAGGACGTGGCCGGGCGCCCGCTCACGGTGACCGAGGGCGACGTCGCGCGCTACGACGCCGGCACGGGCGGAGCGAGCGCGCGGCCGGCCGGCGCGGCGCCCGCGCTGATCCTCCACTCCGAGGTCTACCGCTCGCTCGCCTGGTACCTGCCCAACGTCTTCGGGAACCTGCACGCCCGGCAGGAGTGGGAGCTCTTCGCGCCGATCCTGCTCGGGCAGCCGATCCGCACCCGCTCCACCGTCGTCGACCGCTACCGCAAGCGCAACCGTGACTACGTCGTGAACGAGGTCCTGGTGACCGACGAGGGAGG is a window from the Deltaproteobacteria bacterium genome containing:
- a CDS encoding CoA ester lyase; translation: MRSPRDFWKPLAIGAPQPLSEIPVKPSRCIHFFDPSNAKMAAKLPELAKQTDILLGNLEDAIPADKKVDAREGLVNVGRQVDLGDTPLWTRVNSLDSPWFLDDVTRLVAEIGDRLEVVMIPKVEGPWDIHYVDRLLAQLEARHRLRRPFLVHAILETALGVTNVEEICAASPRMQGISFGPADLAASRRMKTTRVGGGHPAYLVRTDPDPRHPDAPRPTAQQDPWHYSIARMVDACAATGALPFYGPFGDISDPLGCEDQFRAAFLLGCVGAWSLHPSQIAIAKKVFSPPAEEVAFAKRVLEAMPDGRGVLMLDGRMQDDATWKQCKVMVALAKLLAAKDESLARLYGFA
- a CDS encoding succinate--CoA ligase subunit alpha, which produces MSILIHGDTTVIIQGITGREAVNLTREGLDYGTKIVGGVTPGRAGRDVYGVPVHDCVRDITARQRVDGSIVTVPPRFTRDAVFEAIEAGVKLIVVVTERIPRGEVAQMVELARLRGARIIGPNCLGVLSPDEAKMGGLGGPAVNVRRAFRKGPIGVMSRSGGMTTEICNTLSAAGLGQSTAVSIGGDAIIGSTYAELMPLFEADAETKAIVIYSEPGGRMEAELADWVRENRSRLPVVAFMAGRFMDEMPGMRFGHAGTIVEGRADTTADKIARMKAAGISVAERIEDIPALVKDRLRGH
- a CDS encoding ATP-dependent DNA ligase, coding for MTGFGELVAVSAAVAATRSRTEKVRMLADFLRSVPPGAVASALWFLSGRSGRERLGIGPAAVERAWSAAAPAAEATLGLEDVVGALAGLPDLAGEGSAAERARRLGELFGRATAAERSFLARWLVGELRQGALEGVLTEAVAMAAGVEAAAVRDALMVEGDLAVVGEQALRDGGAGLAGRAIQLFRPVLPMLAGTASSPAEALERFGEVAVEAKLDGVRIQVHKSGERIEVYSRRRKPLTGALPEVVESVGRIAVHEVILDGEAIALGADGRPEPFQDTMRRFGRKLDVDEARREIPLSARFFDCLLLGGRPCVARPQRERWHILGELVPPDLRVAALRTADPSALDRFLEQTLEEGHEGLLLKSPDAPYRAGRRGTEWLKWKPAATLDLVVLAAEWGHGRRRGWLSNLHLGARDPASGGFVMIGKTFKGLSDEMLAWQTERLLGLARSREEWTVRAEPALVVEVAFDGVQRSPHYPGGVALRFARVKRYRTDKGPADADTIDTVRGFLPARGPRRSRDPRPASAS
- a CDS encoding cupin domain-containing protein, which produces MKSWSSRLLLIAAVGGVAGCATWRQWTHTGEAGAAPASPPAGTAPAHVMLAPGALKWQPFPLGGPGARLAVLSGDPEKSGPFVIRIRQPPGGKIAPHWHPADEHVTVVKGTLFIGMGEKLHKRGAREFAPGSYLLLPAKMPHFAWVARKGEGIVQVHGMGPFQVVFVNPADDPRNKTGKR